The proteins below are encoded in one region of Trichocoleus sp.:
- a CDS encoding branched-chain amino acid ABC transporter permease translates to MSALNPPTLGDFEFLFASLSSTITRRSMDLTFFLQQVLNGLSIGSVYAIFALGYTLVFSILGIINFAHGAVFTLGAYFTYALTGGVFGFNGLLANASLPIKFPFFVALILGSILAGLASVLIERLAFRPLRLRGADPLLTLVSSLGAAVVIVNIIQYLVGAEIYTFSDNIYGNLPASVNFGTTDRPIVIRTVQIVIFAVSAVVVAILTYFISFTRVGKALQAVAEDATTASLLGIDTERFITLTFFLSGFLGGVAGTLVGSSVSIAGPYFGIAFGLKGLGVIVLGGLGNIPGAVIGGLVIGLAEAFVPADFSGYKDAIAFALLFIMLLVRPQGLLGRRQIQKV, encoded by the coding sequence TTGAGTGCCCTCAATCCCCCAACCCTGGGGGACTTTGAGTTTTTGTTTGCCAGTCTCAGCTCGACCATTACGAGACGATCGATGGATCTCACATTTTTTTTGCAACAGGTGCTCAATGGATTGTCGATCGGCAGTGTCTACGCCATTTTTGCATTAGGGTATACATTAGTTTTCTCAATTCTGGGAATTATCAACTTTGCCCATGGAGCCGTTTTCACCCTTGGAGCTTATTTCACTTATGCGCTAACAGGGGGTGTGTTTGGGTTTAATGGGCTTTTGGCAAATGCCTCGCTGCCGATCAAATTTCCGTTTTTTGTCGCGCTAATTTTGGGCAGCATCTTGGCAGGTTTGGCTTCTGTTTTAATAGAACGATTGGCATTTAGACCGTTGCGCTTGCGGGGGGCAGATCCTTTGCTGACGCTGGTTTCTAGTTTGGGTGCAGCCGTTGTTATTGTGAACATCATTCAATACTTAGTGGGTGCGGAAATCTATACATTTTCCGATAATATTTACGGCAACTTACCTGCCTCTGTAAACTTTGGCACAACCGATCGACCGATCGTCATTCGCACGGTGCAAATCGTTATCTTTGCGGTTTCTGCGGTGGTGGTTGCCATTCTTACTTATTTCATCAGCTTTACGAGAGTTGGTAAGGCGCTACAAGCCGTGGCTGAAGATGCAACGACTGCCAGCCTGCTCGGAATTGATACAGAACGCTTTATTACACTCACCTTCTTTTTAAGCGGCTTTTTGGGTGGCGTTGCCGGAACCCTCGTTGGCTCTAGCGTCAGTATTGCCGGCCCTTATTTTGGGATTGCGTTTGGCTTAAAAGGGCTTGGCGTGATTGTGTTAGGCGGGTTGGGCAATATTCCCGGTGCTGTGATCGGTGGCTTAGTGATTGGTTTAGCAGAAGCCTTTGTCCCCGCTGATTTTTCAGGCTATAAAGACGCGATCGCCTTCGCTCTCTTATTCATCATGCTGCTGGTTCGTCCTCAAGGCTTATTAGGACGCAGACAAATTCAAAAAGTTTAG
- a CDS encoding ABC transporter substrate-binding protein: protein MISRRFITKLFLGFCTFALVVACAQTNTNPTASSNGVASSGGNNDPIPLGVAVAQTSNVALLGQEQVIGAKIAETFFNQAGGVNGRPIKLSLQDTAGDEQGAINAFNTLITRDKVVGIVGPTLSQQAFGADPVAERAKVPVLAPSNTAKNIPQIGDYIARVSAPVAVVAPNALKAALKINPSIKNVAVFFAQNDAFSKSETETFQQAVKEAGLNVVTVQKFQTTDTDFQSQATNAMNLKPDLIIISGLAADGGNLVKQLRELGYKEQIIGGNGLNTSNLFPVCKKDCDGILIAQAYSPQLDSPINKAFREAYKAQNKDKEPPQFSAQAFTGVQVFVEALKTLDNKTKLNTLSLEQLRSNLNQQILAGKYDTPLGAISFDPEGEVQQSQFYVAQIKMDADGNNGRFDFLK from the coding sequence ATGATATCAAGAAGATTTATTACAAAATTATTCCTTGGTTTTTGTACATTTGCCCTGGTTGTTGCCTGCGCCCAGACTAACACCAACCCAACGGCATCAAGTAATGGGGTTGCAAGCTCTGGAGGAAATAACGACCCAATTCCGCTTGGTGTTGCAGTCGCGCAGACCAGTAACGTTGCCCTTCTGGGACAAGAACAGGTGATTGGGGCAAAAATTGCTGAAACCTTCTTCAACCAGGCAGGCGGTGTGAACGGTAGACCCATTAAGCTTTCTCTTCAAGACACCGCAGGCGATGAACAAGGCGCAATTAATGCGTTTAATACCCTGATTACAAGGGATAAAGTGGTGGGTATTGTGGGACCTACGCTGTCGCAGCAGGCATTTGGAGCCGATCCGGTTGCTGAAAGGGCGAAAGTTCCGGTGCTGGCTCCCTCGAATACCGCGAAAAATATTCCTCAAATTGGTGACTATATCGCTCGTGTTTCTGCGCCTGTTGCGGTCGTTGCACCCAACGCTCTCAAAGCAGCTCTTAAGATTAATCCGAGCATCAAAAATGTAGCTGTTTTCTTTGCTCAAAATGATGCCTTCAGCAAATCCGAAACAGAAACCTTTCAGCAAGCGGTTAAAGAAGCTGGTTTGAACGTTGTTACCGTGCAAAAGTTTCAAACGACAGATACTGACTTCCAAAGCCAAGCGACGAATGCAATGAATCTCAAGCCTGATTTGATCATCATTTCAGGTCTAGCAGCAGATGGCGGTAATTTGGTGAAACAGTTGAGAGAACTGGGCTACAAGGAACAGATCATTGGCGGCAATGGCTTAAACACCTCAAACCTTTTTCCAGTGTGCAAAAAGGATTGTGATGGCATTTTGATTGCTCAAGCATACAGCCCTCAGCTAGATTCACCGATTAATAAAGCGTTCCGCGAAGCCTATAAAGCGCAAAACAAAGATAAAGAGCCGCCTCAGTTTAGCGCCCAGGCTTTTACAGGTGTGCAGGTTTTTGTCGAGGCGCTGAAAACATTAGACAATAAAACCAAGCTGAATACACTCTCACTTGAACAACTGCGATCGAACCTCAATCAGCAAATTCTCGCCGGAAAATATGACACGCCTCTGGGGGCAATTTCGTTTGATCCTGAAGGCGAAGTACAGCAGAGCCAGTTTTATGTAGCCCAGATCAAAATGGATGCAGATGGCAACAATGGACGATTTGACTTCTTGAAATAG
- a CDS encoding AmpG family muropeptide MFS transporter — MQPIQSFLQVFQSRKMAALLLLGFASGLPLFLTSKTLQAWMTVEKVDLGAIGLFSLVALPYSLKFLWSPLLDRYVPPFLGRRRGWLLLIQIALTVSIAAMSLQNPRQSLQLLAFNAVLIAFFSASQDIAVDAYRVDVLEERETGAGAAVAVLGYRIALLVTGSVALVLADQIPWTLVYLCLAGLMVLTILVTLFAPEPKQIDRPPSTLAEAVILPFQEFFQRSGLNQGLLILLFVVLYRFGDGLVGNMATPFLLQVGFSQTDIGTIQGGMGLLATIVGALAGGAILSRIGIYRSLWIFGIFQAVSNLAYFALAQLGQNYPTLILAINIENFCGGLGTSAFVAYLISLCNHRFSATQYALLSSLVAVSRDILVAPAGQIAKATGWSVFFLLTLVAALPGLLLLPLCAPWTPKPPTMPRPGLETDEEGRSQL, encoded by the coding sequence GTGCAACCGATTCAGTCTTTTCTGCAAGTCTTTCAGAGTCGCAAAATGGCAGCCCTGCTTCTGTTGGGCTTCGCTTCCGGGTTACCCCTTTTCTTGACCAGTAAAACGCTACAAGCCTGGATGACTGTCGAGAAAGTTGACTTAGGGGCGATCGGTCTCTTCAGTTTGGTAGCGCTGCCCTACTCGCTCAAGTTTCTCTGGTCGCCATTGCTCGATCGCTATGTGCCGCCTTTTCTCGGACGCAGAAGAGGCTGGTTGCTGCTCATCCAAATTGCCCTGACCGTATCGATCGCGGCGATGTCGCTGCAAAATCCCCGTCAATCTCTGCAACTTCTGGCATTCAATGCCGTCCTGATTGCTTTCTTTAGCGCCAGTCAAGACATTGCAGTCGATGCCTATCGGGTGGATGTGCTGGAGGAGCGAGAAACCGGAGCAGGAGCAGCAGTTGCAGTCTTAGGCTATCGCATTGCGCTTTTGGTAACCGGATCAGTGGCACTCGTCCTGGCAGATCAAATTCCCTGGACGCTGGTTTACCTTTGTCTTGCCGGATTGATGGTGTTGACCATTCTCGTGACGCTGTTTGCTCCAGAACCAAAGCAGATCGATCGCCCACCCAGTACATTAGCAGAAGCCGTTATTTTACCGTTTCAAGAATTCTTCCAGCGATCGGGGCTGAATCAAGGGTTGCTAATCCTGCTTTTCGTCGTTTTGTATCGCTTTGGCGATGGTTTAGTTGGCAACATGGCAACGCCGTTTTTGCTACAAGTAGGCTTCAGCCAAACAGATATCGGCACAATTCAAGGTGGGATGGGGCTACTGGCAACGATCGTCGGGGCACTGGCAGGGGGAGCAATTCTCAGCCGGATTGGAATTTATCGATCGCTCTGGATTTTTGGCATCTTCCAGGCAGTAAGTAACCTGGCATATTTCGCTTTGGCGCAGTTGGGGCAGAACTACCCCACCCTGATCCTGGCAATTAATATCGAAAATTTTTGCGGTGGTTTGGGCACATCGGCATTTGTGGCATATCTCATCAGCCTGTGCAATCATCGCTTTTCAGCAACACAATATGCTTTACTATCGAGTCTGGTTGCCGTCAGCCGTGATATTTTAGTCGCTCCTGCCGGACAAATCGCTAAAGCAACTGGATGGTCGGTTTTCTTTCTGCTGACCCTGGTTGCTGCCCTGCCCGGACTTTTGCTGCTGCCCCTCTGTGCTCCCTGGACGCCCAAACCGCCGACAATGCCAAGACCCGGACTGGAGACAGACGAAGAAGGACGATCGCAGTTGTAG
- a CDS encoding GNAT family N-acetyltransferase, which yields MACLWTVWELAYSFFARQTFTVTNFPIPGYTLRVGSGLDRALLVKLMQRTYQELFPNQGFAHLSQTVDQYLSKETPLWWVEEDRETHSQENAAFPATPSPIACLWIGTAIDQIQGERNTYIFLLYVSPAHRRQGIGFALMQLVEDWAKARGDQQIGLQVFQQNQPALNLYEKLGYKSQSIWMVKQLG from the coding sequence ATGGCTTGCCTGTGGACAGTGTGGGAACTCGCCTATAGTTTCTTTGCAAGACAAACCTTTACCGTGACAAACTTCCCGATCCCTGGCTATACCCTTCGCGTTGGATCGGGACTCGATCGCGCGTTGCTCGTCAAATTGATGCAGCGTACCTATCAAGAACTCTTCCCCAATCAAGGTTTTGCCCACCTCTCTCAAACCGTTGATCAATATCTCTCGAAGGAAACGCCGCTGTGGTGGGTGGAAGAAGACAGAGAGACGCATAGCCAGGAAAACGCTGCATTCCCAGCTACGCCATCTCCCATCGCCTGCCTTTGGATAGGAACTGCGATCGATCAAATTCAGGGCGAGCGAAACACCTACATTTTTTTGCTATATGTCAGCCCAGCCCATCGACGACAGGGAATTGGGTTTGCGCTGATGCAGCTTGTAGAAGATTGGGCAAAAGCGCGGGGCGATCAACAGATCGGGCTTCAGGTGTTTCAGCAGAATCAGCCTGCGTTGAATTTATACGAGAAGCTAGGCTATAAATCACAGTCGATTTGGATGGTAAAGCAATTGGGATAG
- a CDS encoding aromatic ring-hydroxylating dioxygenase subunit alpha — MQDTINAAYFKPITPDPAIWNDWYAVARSQDLQPGVLIPVRVLETDLVLWRSEENQLCAWEDRCPHRSVRLSQGQIVNDTVICSYHGLVYNTEGRCIKAPAHPNYRPPKQACVRAYSVQEQYGLVFVCLGEPQQPIPNFLEWDDPNYRRFSTGPHFCQSNGFRAIENFLDVAHFSFVHYGILGDPDKPEVEDYEVTTTDQGVWLHDIRYWQPDPDGTGNGAIVTYDYWALRPLVACLRKTMPNGHHLNILYFVTPITEESFVGWMCLTFDFADAINEAEATAFQEKVFAQDGTNLESHYPKRLPLDGNLEFHLPCDRGSLAYRQWLKKLGVTYGTLPKISPL, encoded by the coding sequence ATGCAAGATACTATCAATGCTGCTTACTTCAAGCCCATTACTCCTGACCCCGCCATTTGGAATGATTGGTATGCAGTCGCTCGATCGCAAGATCTTCAACCCGGTGTGCTAATACCCGTGAGGGTTCTGGAAACAGATTTAGTGCTGTGGCGCAGCGAAGAAAATCAGCTGTGTGCCTGGGAGGATCGCTGTCCACATCGCAGTGTTCGCCTCTCGCAAGGGCAAATTGTCAATGATACAGTCATTTGTTCCTATCACGGGCTGGTTTACAACACGGAAGGACGCTGCATCAAAGCCCCGGCACATCCAAATTATCGACCGCCTAAGCAAGCCTGTGTTCGAGCTTATTCAGTACAGGAGCAGTATGGGCTTGTTTTTGTTTGTCTGGGTGAACCGCAGCAGCCGATTCCAAATTTCTTGGAGTGGGATGATCCGAACTATCGCCGCTTTTCAACAGGACCTCACTTCTGCCAGTCCAATGGGTTTCGGGCGATCGAAAATTTCCTGGATGTGGCTCACTTTTCCTTTGTGCATTACGGCATTCTCGGTGATCCTGACAAGCCAGAAGTCGAAGATTATGAAGTGACGACCACAGACCAAGGCGTTTGGCTGCACGATATTCGCTATTGGCAACCTGATCCGGATGGCACAGGAAATGGCGCGATTGTCACTTATGATTACTGGGCACTGCGTCCACTGGTTGCTTGCCTACGCAAAACAATGCCCAATGGTCATCACCTCAACATCCTCTATTTCGTCACGCCCATCACTGAGGAATCGTTTGTTGGCTGGATGTGTCTTACCTTTGACTTTGCCGATGCAATCAACGAAGCAGAAGCCACTGCATTTCAGGAAAAGGTCTTTGCTCAGGATGGCACTAACCTGGAGTCTCATTATCCCAAACGCCTCCCCCTGGATGGAAATCTAGAATTCCACTTACCCTGCGATCGAGGTTCTCTAGCCTACCGTCAGTGGCTAAAAAAACTCGGTGTTACTTATGGCACGCTCCCTAAAATTTCCCCGCTTTAA
- a CDS encoding ABC transporter permease has translation MEAAQIIAILSVAIATSTPLIFAAVGETITERAGVINLSAEGTILLSAMVGFAVAKTTESLGTVPSLLLGFFCAALTGAAIALIVAFGALTLKQSQVAIGFVLALLCGDLSSFLGNPFVRIPGPTVPSFKLPLLQDIPIVGQLFFQSDLLVYLSYLLIIGTAIFFYRTRPGLTLRSIGEQPAAAFVRGTNVVLMRYLYTVLGGALMGIAGAAFSLDFKAGWSQRHTAGYGWIVLAIVIFGGWNPLRVAFGCYLFGILQSLASVVQSTLTNIPTQVLTVAPFVLMILFLVLTSSEWLDRLLKLLPPAFSRIVIQLVHSTPPAALGKVFQQD, from the coding sequence ATGGAAGCCGCCCAAATTATCGCTATCCTCTCTGTCGCGATCGCCACATCTACCCCACTCATTTTTGCTGCTGTCGGTGAAACGATTACTGAACGGGCAGGGGTGATTAACCTGTCTGCGGAAGGAACAATTTTGCTCTCGGCAATGGTTGGATTTGCGGTTGCCAAAACGACTGAAAGTCTTGGAACAGTTCCCAGTTTATTGCTTGGGTTTTTCTGTGCCGCCCTGACCGGAGCTGCAATTGCCCTGATTGTCGCCTTCGGGGCGCTGACGCTGAAACAGTCACAAGTGGCGATCGGCTTTGTGTTGGCTCTACTTTGTGGCGATTTGTCTTCTTTTTTAGGCAATCCATTTGTCCGGATTCCAGGTCCTACGGTTCCCAGCTTTAAACTGCCGCTGCTGCAAGATATTCCGATCGTCGGACAACTCTTTTTTCAGAGTGATCTGCTGGTTTATCTCAGCTATCTACTGATTATTGGTACGGCAATTTTCTTTTATCGAACTCGCCCCGGTTTGACGCTACGATCGATCGGTGAGCAGCCAGCGGCAGCATTTGTGCGGGGAACGAATGTGGTACTGATGCGCTATCTCTATACTGTTTTGGGCGGTGCGTTGATGGGAATTGCAGGCGCGGCTTTTTCTCTCGATTTTAAGGCAGGCTGGAGTCAGCGACATACGGCAGGATATGGTTGGATTGTACTAGCGATCGTTATTTTTGGTGGTTGGAATCCGTTGCGAGTTGCGTTTGGCTGCTATCTCTTTGGGATTCTCCAATCTTTGGCAAGTGTTGTTCAAAGTACGTTGACTAATATTCCAACCCAAGTATTAACAGTTGCACCGTTTGTATTAATGATTTTGTTCCTGGTTCTGACATCCAGTGAATGGCTCGATCGATTGCTGAAATTATTGCCACCTGCATTCAGCCGTATCGTCATTCAACTGGTGCATAGTACACCTCCTGCGGCGCTAGGAAAGGTCTTTCAGCAAGACTAA
- a CDS encoding ABC transporter permease — protein sequence MSRSLFYQAGAIVLSLLFSALLIVLVGGSPIEVLSSMTSGAFGTPDQFARVLMTVVPLVLCACGLMFTFTAGLYNLGIEGQISFGAIVAMIPIRLFQDVLPPPIVILLAILAGALGGLLWGLLAGVLNVYGHINEIFAGLGLNFVADGLAIYLVFGPWKRAGVASMSGTELIPDALWLPTLGKTEASPIALLIALAALGLTIVVMRGTYFGLQLKAVGQNLRSAYVLGIPSIRQLLSAFAICGAFAGLAGALQVLAVFHRLIPTISSNLGYLALLIAMLIGSNAWLILPIGFFFSALNIGSLQLPLSLNLESSLSGVIQGTLVLFALLGRGFSDRKSPSSKPG from the coding sequence ATGTCCAGATCCCTCTTCTACCAGGCAGGCGCGATCGTTCTTTCCCTTCTGTTTAGTGCGCTGCTGATTGTGCTGGTTGGCGGCTCTCCGATCGAAGTGCTCTCAAGTATGACATCTGGGGCATTTGGCACACCGGATCAGTTTGCACGGGTTTTGATGACCGTTGTCCCCCTCGTTCTTTGTGCCTGTGGCTTAATGTTTACCTTTACGGCAGGGCTGTATAACCTCGGTATTGAGGGACAGATCAGCTTTGGGGCGATCGTTGCGATGATTCCCATTCGCCTATTTCAGGATGTTTTACCGCCACCGATCGTCATTCTGCTGGCAATTCTGGCTGGCGCTTTAGGCGGTCTGCTTTGGGGCTTGCTGGCAGGAGTCTTAAATGTTTATGGTCATATTAATGAGATCTTTGCTGGACTGGGGCTAAACTTCGTTGCCGATGGACTGGCAATCTATCTGGTTTTTGGTCCCTGGAAGCGTGCCGGGGTTGCTTCAATGAGCGGCACAGAACTCATTCCAGATGCTCTTTGGTTGCCCACCCTTGGCAAAACCGAAGCTAGCCCGATCGCCTTGCTTATTGCACTGGCAGCATTGGGCTTAACGATCGTTGTCATGCGCGGCACCTATTTTGGTCTTCAGTTAAAAGCTGTTGGGCAAAATCTCCGCTCTGCTTATGTTCTGGGCATTCCTTCCATCCGACAACTTTTAAGTGCTTTTGCAATTTGTGGTGCCTTTGCTGGGCTTGCCGGAGCGCTACAGGTGCTGGCAGTGTTTCACCGCCTCATTCCAACAATTTCCAGCAATTTGGGCTATTTGGCTCTCCTGATCGCGATGCTCATTGGCTCCAATGCCTGGTTGATCCTACCGATCGGCTTCTTTTTCAGCGCCCTAAATATTGGCAGCCTCCAACTGCCCCTCTCCCTAAACTTGGAGTCTTCTTTATCCGGCGTTATCCAGGGAACCCTGGTGCTCTTTGCCCTCCTGGGGCGCGGCTTTAGCGATCGAAAAAGTCCGTCTTCTAAGCCTGGATAG
- a CDS encoding ATP-binding cassette domain-containing protein: MKVELQDISKRFGAVQANDRVSFTVEAGSIQGLLGENGAGKSTLVKILSGFISHDAGQILFDGRTIKIRTPADAIRAGIGMLHQDPLDFPPLSVLENFMAGKAGGIWMDRRQVVREFRQLAAQFNFDLNIHAQVGELTVGERQQLEILRLLSLGVNTLILDEPTTGISASQKEALFSAARQLAGQGKSVIFVSHKLEDVNELCDRVTVMRQGQVVGNLPVPCSDQTLVQLIFGHELALPVKPKTRRESIALHLHQAAMVSDRLHITIPELTVHQGEVIGLAGLEGSGQQLLLQLCAGLLKTPTGKVWLHEQDMTHKSYAAHLNAGIGFFPADRLREGLVPGLSIQEHVALRNPPKSWFVNWKAMLEKTQHLITLFNIRGRPDSLVERLSGGNQQRTQLALLPVPLNLLLMEHPTRGLDIESSLWVWQQLIARCEGGTTILFTSSDLDEIMQYSDRVIVFSSGQVSEPIPVAELTADRLGQMIGGRLDYATPLMQQEIVS; this comes from the coding sequence ATGAAAGTTGAACTTCAGGACATCAGTAAGCGGTTTGGTGCAGTCCAGGCGAACGATCGGGTTTCCTTCACGGTTGAAGCAGGGAGTATTCAAGGCTTACTGGGCGAGAATGGGGCAGGAAAAAGCACGCTGGTTAAAATCTTGAGCGGCTTCATCAGTCATGATGCAGGTCAAATTCTGTTTGATGGACGCACCATCAAGATTCGGACTCCCGCTGACGCAATTCGAGCCGGGATTGGGATGCTGCATCAAGACCCGCTCGACTTTCCGCCCCTCTCTGTGCTGGAAAACTTCATGGCAGGCAAAGCAGGCGGCATCTGGATGGATCGGCGGCAGGTGGTGCGAGAGTTTCGTCAACTGGCAGCTCAGTTTAACTTTGACCTGAATATTCACGCTCAGGTCGGTGAGCTAACTGTGGGCGAGCGGCAGCAGCTTGAAATTTTGCGCCTCCTGTCGCTAGGAGTGAACACGCTGATTCTGGATGAACCGACAACCGGAATTTCTGCATCCCAGAAAGAGGCATTGTTCTCTGCTGCTCGACAACTGGCAGGACAAGGAAAATCAGTGATTTTTGTGTCGCACAAGCTCGAAGATGTGAACGAACTGTGCGATCGAGTCACAGTCATGCGGCAGGGACAGGTGGTCGGCAATTTGCCAGTTCCCTGTTCTGATCAAACGTTGGTGCAATTAATTTTTGGGCATGAACTGGCACTTCCGGTTAAGCCTAAGACTCGTCGCGAATCGATCGCCCTGCATCTGCATCAAGCAGCAATGGTGAGCGATCGACTACACATCACCATTCCTGAGCTGACGGTGCATCAGGGGGAAGTGATTGGGTTGGCTGGGCTAGAAGGGAGTGGACAACAGCTGCTGCTGCAACTCTGTGCCGGGCTGCTCAAAACTCCTACGGGCAAAGTGTGGCTGCATGAGCAAGACATGACGCACAAATCTTATGCGGCTCACCTAAATGCTGGAATTGGCTTTTTTCCCGCCGATCGGCTTCGGGAAGGCTTAGTTCCGGGGCTTTCAATTCAGGAGCATGTAGCGCTGCGAAATCCGCCCAAAAGCTGGTTTGTCAACTGGAAAGCAATGCTGGAAAAGACACAGCATTTGATCACGCTGTTCAACATTCGCGGTAGGCCCGATAGCCTTGTTGAGCGACTGTCAGGCGGCAACCAGCAGCGCACTCAGCTGGCTCTATTACCCGTACCGCTCAATTTGCTTTTAATGGAACACCCGACGCGAGGGCTGGATATTGAGTCGAGTCTCTGGGTCTGGCAGCAGCTGATTGCTCGTTGCGAAGGCGGAACAACGATTCTGTTTACGTCCTCTGATCTGGATGAAATCATGCAATACAGCGATCGGGTTATCGTTTTTAGCAGTGGTCAAGTTTCTGAGCCGATTCCCGTTGCCGAACTCACCGCCGATCGACTGGGGCAAATGATTGGCGGCAGGTTGGACTATGCTACACCCCTGATGCAGCAGGAAATTGTTTCCTAA
- a CDS encoding BMP family ABC transporter substrate-binding protein: protein MAVAASSDLVKLINMMTRFLEQRFSPVSLFLRRSWRNSWRSAGLFFATLGLIVSCGSPTTNSNTASSPVSSAAAGEDFTVGMVLVGPRNDAGWNQAHFDAMQDLQKTIPNLKFDYVDKVNPGDRPNVTSAQVADDLVSKGANMIIFNSDDFKDDALETAKKHPDVPVVHASGDYAWKEGQNYKNQPNLGNIMGRMEYGKMMAGCAAALGTETGKIGYVGPIINDETRRYTSAAYLGAKYCWENYRQKPAADLDFKVTWIGFWFNIPGKTLDPTKVADDYYNSGFDVVMSGIDTPEVSAQAKKAAAAGKPVKYVHYDFKGGCTLAPDICLGVPFYQWTVPYKAAIEKAKSGQMPNDFVWLGPDWKNIADPQSSIIGFIEGKALGDRKQSMDQFVKGLSDGSINPYKGPIKFQDGSTFVESGKAATDQQIWYMPQLLQGMDGASK from the coding sequence ATGGCAGTTGCCGCTTCTTCCGATCTCGTCAAACTGATAAATATGATGACTCGCTTTCTAGAGCAACGTTTTTCTCCAGTGTCATTGTTTCTTCGCCGCTCCTGGCGCAATTCCTGGCGCAGTGCTGGCTTATTTTTTGCCACATTAGGGTTAATTGTTAGCTGTGGCAGCCCGACAACGAATTCCAACACGGCTTCTAGTCCTGTCAGTTCCGCGGCAGCAGGTGAAGATTTTACCGTTGGCATGGTGCTAGTCGGACCTCGCAATGATGCAGGCTGGAACCAGGCACATTTTGATGCCATGCAGGATCTGCAAAAAACGATTCCCAATCTCAAGTTTGACTACGTTGACAAGGTAAATCCGGGCGATCGTCCCAATGTCACCAGTGCCCAGGTTGCAGATGATCTGGTTTCTAAAGGTGCAAACATGATCATCTTTAACTCGGATGATTTCAAAGATGATGCGCTCGAAACGGCGAAAAAGCACCCTGATGTTCCTGTGGTTCACGCTTCGGGTGACTATGCCTGGAAGGAAGGGCAGAACTACAAGAATCAGCCCAACTTAGGCAATATTATGGGGCGGATGGAATATGGCAAGATGATGGCAGGCTGTGCAGCAGCGCTGGGGACAGAAACGGGCAAGATTGGCTATGTGGGTCCAATCATTAACGATGAGACGAGACGATACACCTCTGCTGCCTACTTAGGCGCGAAATACTGCTGGGAAAACTACCGCCAGAAGCCCGCTGCTGACCTTGATTTCAAAGTTACCTGGATTGGATTCTGGTTTAACATTCCCGGTAAAACGCTTGACCCAACAAAAGTTGCGGATGACTACTATAACAGCGGTTTTGATGTCGTGATGTCGGGGATCGATACGCCCGAAGTTTCTGCTCAAGCCAAGAAAGCAGCAGCAGCAGGCAAGCCTGTGAAATATGTCCATTATGACTTTAAGGGTGGTTGCACGCTCGCCCCTGATATCTGTCTGGGCGTTCCCTTTTATCAGTGGACAGTGCCTTACAAAGCAGCGATCGAGAAGGCGAAGTCAGGTCAAATGCCGAATGATTTTGTTTGGCTAGGCCCTGATTGGAAGAACATTGCCGATCCTCAAAGTTCCATCATCGGTTTTATTGAAGGGAAGGCACTGGGCGATCGGAAGCAATCGATGGATCAGTTTGTTAAGGGCTTGAGTGATGGCAGCATTAACCCTTACAAAGGTCCAATCAAGTTTCAAGATGGTTCAACCTTTGTAGAGTCTGGAAAAGCGGCTACTGATCAGCAAATCTGGTACATGCCACAACTGCTTCAGGGAATGGACGGAGCCAGCAAGTAG
- a CDS encoding Dps family protein, giving the protein MVTTATVLQPFNQVRDNPILLETHVTTAICEGLNIAMSSFQALYLQYQKHHFVVEGAEFYSLHQFFDEGYGKAQGHVHDLGERLNGLGGVPAASFTKLAELCCFTPEPDGIFSCRDMVIHDLEAEQAIIRLLRQQAGQAESLGDRATRYMYEKILMETEDRAFHLSHFLTQDSLTPAFTLANGN; this is encoded by the coding sequence ATGGTGACAACTGCAACTGTACTACAGCCCTTTAATCAGGTGCGTGACAACCCAATTCTACTGGAAACCCATGTCACAACTGCCATCTGTGAAGGGCTTAATATCGCAATGTCAAGCTTCCAGGCGCTGTATTTGCAGTATCAAAAACATCACTTTGTAGTTGAAGGAGCCGAATTTTACTCCTTGCATCAGTTTTTTGATGAAGGCTATGGTAAAGCACAAGGACATGTTCATGATCTGGGCGAACGGCTAAACGGTCTGGGTGGTGTGCCTGCTGCCAGCTTTACGAAGCTTGCTGAACTCTGCTGTTTCACCCCTGAACCCGATGGCATTTTTTCTTGTCGAGATATGGTGATCCATGACTTGGAGGCAGAACAGGCAATCATTCGTCTCCTGCGGCAACAAGCAGGGCAAGCAGAGAGCCTAGGCGATCGAGCCACGCGCTACATGTACGAGAAAATTTTGATGGAAACAGAAGATCGCGCCTTCCATCTCAGCCACTTCCTGACCCAAGACAGTCTTACTCCCGCTTTCACCCTGGCAAACGGCAACTAG